The following proteins come from a genomic window of Diprion similis isolate iyDipSimi1 chromosome 8, iyDipSimi1.1, whole genome shotgun sequence:
- the LOC124409742 gene encoding catenin delta-2 isoform X5 produces the protein MSNNQLVDSCLLVNRRIEQRQEHNITRTEITQRRVLQEKGPDMPQYTGQNDTDYHGSNGQTDTHSLHSSHLSVQEDPLVMRSHKQQTSQQVTTVTKVVREVSHMEPDTGAVSYMSVPLLPQDYQHADPRYQADPYMIGFDHYDGYLGYPSQPGYPGPHGLYMPRPHSPHSPHSPSEHSHASPTHEYLRKSAPYLEAGYNDVDPGLTSGMQDHYRITPSPGGPGDQYDQISNSWNMDDSGEPSQHPHDEAKVAYGYVSPSPYGPVGYGPGVVSMGSIGVPGEVPVGYEEGHPAPLSSGVPPGIFEDDVHIQRLQARHPAVPGMASPLDDDQKSTRWRDPNLSEVIGFLSNPNNVIKANAAAYLQHLCYMDDPNKQKTRSLGGIPPLVQLLNHDSPDVYRNACGALRNLSYGRQNDENKRAIKNAGGVPALINLLRRTSDADVKELVTGVLWNLSSCEDLKRSIIDDGVTMVVNNIIIPHSGWDPNSTSGETCWSTVFRNASGVLRNVSSAGEYARKKLRECEGLVDALLYVVRSAIEKSNIGNKIVENCVCILRNLSYRCQEVEDPNYDKHPIQSTVQNRVSAPAKGENLGCFGGSKKKKDGQPIQKEAMTSRTTNPRNEPVKGMELLWQPEVVQSYLSLLHTCSNPETLEAAAGALQNLAACYWQPSIEMRAAVRKEKGLPILVELLRMEVDRVVCAVATALRNLAIDQRNKELIGKYAMRDLIQKLPSGNNQHDQGTSDDTIAAVLATLNEVIKKNAEFSRSLLDAGGVERLMNITRQRQKYTPRVLKFSGQVLFTMWQHQELRDVYKKHGWKEQDFVTKTVAARNSGPNSPNNANSTLNRPMASQGSTRYEDRTMQRPTQNSNNVGRPTMYQQQNEELTMSDMQYPKQSVGHAPPAGGVCVFPSIPQPKPGEPLYAQVNLEKKKKRQYEMGAGQVQGGQGVQGGTVAGGTGNPQWVRDGVGIQEQVVPTTASIPPSTTAATAGDSWV, from the exons ACGAGTACTTCAAGAAAAAGGTCCAGACATGCCTCAATATAC AGGACAAAATGACACCGATTATCATGGTAGCAATGGACAGACTGATACACACTCCTTGCACTCTTCACATTTATCTGTACAAGAAGATCCATTGGTCATGCGATCTCACAAACAGCAAACTTCTCAGCAG GTCACGACGGTTACTAAGGTTGTGCGCGAAGTTTCCCATATGGAACCAGACACTGGTGCTGTAAGCTACATGTCAGTGCCACTGTTGCCACAAGATTACCAGCATGCTGATCCACGATATCAAGCAGACCCTTATATGATCGGGTTTGATCACTACGACGGCTATTTGGGCTATCCCTCGCAGCCTGGATATCCTGGACCTCATGGACTTTACATGCCACGACCTCATTCGCCTCATAGTCCGCACAGCCCGTCCGAACATAGTCATGCTTCTCCAACTCATG AGTATTTACGAAAATCAGCTCCTTACTTAGAAGCAGGCTATAATGATGTGGACCCAGGCTTGACCTCAGGAATGCAAGATCATTATCGCATTACACCTAGTCCTGGGGGCCCTGGAGACCAATatg aTCAAATCAGTAACTCATGGAACATGGATGATTCTGGAGAACCTTCTCAACATCCACATG ACGAGGCCAAAGTTGCGTATGGTTATGTCTCGCCTTCGCCATATGGTCCAGTAGGATATGGGCCCGGAGTCGTAAGCATGGGATCCATAGGTGTGCCAGGAGAGGTACCTGTTGGTTATGAGGAGGGTCATCCTGCACCTTTGTCCAGTGGCGTGCCCCCTGGAATATTCGAGGATGACGTTCATATCCAACGATTGCAAGCACGTCATCCGGCTGTTCCAGGAATGGCAAGTCCATTGGACGATGATCAGAAATCAACGCGATGGAGGGATCCTAACTTGTCCGAAGTTATTGGCTTCCTGAGTAATCCAAACAATGTGATTAAGGCAAATGCTGCGGCTTATTTGCAACATTTATGTTATATGGACGATCCCAATAAACAGAAGACTCGTAGCCTTGGTGGAATACCGCCATTGGTTCAATTGTTGAATCACGATAGTCCTGACGTATATAGAAATGCGTGCGGAGCTCTTAGAAATCTTTCTTATGGAAGACAAAATGACGAAAATAAACGAGCCATCAAAAACGCTGGTGGCGTTCCTGCTCTTATTAATTTACTCAGAAGAACGTCTGATGCTGATGTTAAAGAACTTGTTACCGGAGTTTTATGGAACTTGTCTTCTTGTGAA GATTTAAAACGATCAATAATCGATGACGGAGTAACAATGGtagttaataatattattattccgcATAGCGGTTGGGATCCAAATTCTACAAGTGGAGAAACATGCTGGTCAACTGTCTTCAGAAACGCATCAGGCGTGCTTAGGAACGTGTCTAGCGCCGGTGAATATGCCAGAAAGAAACTGAGGGAGTGCGAGGGTCTGGTAGATGCCTTGCTATACGTCGTTAGATCTgctattgaaaaatcaaacataggaaataaaattgtagaaaattgcgTCTGCATTCTTAGGAATCTAAGCTACAGATGTCAAGAGGTTGAAGACCCAAACTATGACAAACATCCCATACAGTCCACTGTGCAAAACAGAGTCTCAGCACCTGCCAAAG GAGAAAATCTGGGATGCTTTGGTggtagtaaaaagaaaaaagatggcCAACCGATTCAAAAAGAAGCAATGACCTCCCGCACAACTAATCCGAGAAATGAACCAGTTAAGGGAATGGAACTACTTTGGCAACCTGAAGTAGTTCAGTCATATTTGAGTCTCTTACATACGTGTTCGAACCCTGAAACTCTTGAAGCAGCAGCGGGAGCTCTGCAAAATCTTGCAGCCTGCTATTGGCAACCAAGTATCGAGATGCGTGCAGCtgttagaaaagaaaagggtCTTCCGATTCTGGTAGAGCTCCTCCGAATGGAAGTTGATAGAGTAGTATGCGCGGTCGCGACCGCTCTAAGAAATCTGGCAATAGACCAGCGAAATAAAGAGCTTATAGGAAAATATGCGATGAGAGATCTCATTCAAAAATTACCATCTGGAAATAATCAACACGACCAAGGTACCAGCGACGATACGATAGCTGCTGTCTTGGCAACACTAAATGAagttataaagaaaaatgccGAGTTCTCAAGATCACTACTTGATGCTGGTGGCGTCGAACGGCTCATGAACATCACTAGACAGAGACAAAAATACACTCCTCGTGTTCTCAAGTTCTCAG GGCAAGTCTTGTTTACCATGTGGCAGCATCAAGAACTGAGAGATGTTTACAAGAAACATGGCTGGAAGGAACAAGACTTTGTAACAAAAACTGTGGCAGCTAGGAACTCTGGGCCGAACTCTCCCAACAATGCCAACAG TACTCTGAATCGACCAATGGCAAGCCAAGGAAGTACACGATACGAAGATCGTACCATGCAAAGACCTACTCAAAATTCCAACAATGTAGGCCGGCCTACAATGTATCAACAG cAGAATGAAGAGTTGACCATGTCAGATATGCAGTATCCTAAGCAGAGTGTTGGACATGCGCCACCAGCTGGAGGAGTTTGTGTATTTCCCTCGATACCA CAGCCAAAACCCGGTGAGCCGCTCTATGCGCAAGTTAActtggagaagaaaaagaaacggcaGTATGAGATGGGGGCGGGTCAGGTTCAGGGTGGTCAAGGGGTTCAGGGTGGGACGGTTGCGGGGGGAACCGGAAATCCGCAGTGGGTGAGGGATGGTGTTGGTATTCAAGAACAAGTGGTACCTACAACGGCGAGCATTCCTCCTAGTACAACGGCGGCAACAGCCGGGGACTCTTGGGTATAA
- the LOC124409742 gene encoding catenin delta-2 isoform X7, with product MRLWISTNVESSRRVLQEKGPDMPQYTGQNDTDYHGSNGQTDTHSLHSSHLSVQEDPLVMRSHKQQTSQQVTTVTKVVREVSHMEPDTGAVSYMSVPLLPQDYQHADPRYQADPYMIGFDHYDGYLGYPSQPGYPGPHGLYMPRPHSPHSPHSPSEHSHASPTHEYLRKSAPYLEAGYNDVDPGLTSGMQDHYRITPSPGGPGDQYDQISNSWNMDDSGEPSQHPHDEAKVAYGYVSPSPYGPVGYGPGVVSMGSIGVPGEVPVGYEEGHPAPLSSGVPPGIFEDDVHIQRLQARHPAVPGMASPLDDDQKSTRWRDPNLSEVIGFLSNPNNVIKANAAAYLQHLCYMDDPNKQKTRSLGGIPPLVQLLNHDSPDVYRNACGALRNLSYGRQNDENKRAIKNAGGVPALINLLRRTSDADVKELVTGVLWNLSSCEDLKRSIIDDGVTMVVNNIIIPHSGWDPNSTSGETCWSTVFRNASGVLRNVSSAGEYARKKLRECEGLVDALLYVVRSAIEKSNIGNKIVENCVCILRNLSYRCQEVEDPNYDKHPIQSTVQNRVSAPAKGENLGCFGGSKKKKDGQPIQKEAMTSRTTNPRNEPVKGMELLWQPEVVQSYLSLLHTCSNPETLEAAAGALQNLAACYWQPSIEMRAAVRKEKGLPILVELLRMEVDRVVCAVATALRNLAIDQRNKELIGKYAMRDLIQKLPSGNNQHDQGTSDDTIAAVLATLNEVIKKNAEFSRSLLDAGGVERLMNITRQRQKYTPRVLKFSGQVLFTMWQHQELRDVYKKHGWKEQDFVTKTVAARNSGPNSPNNANSFDCSTLNRPMASQGSTRYEDRTMQRPTQNSNNVGRPTMYQQQNEELTMSDMQYPKQSVGHAPPAGGVCVFPSIPQPKPGEPLYAQVNLEKKKKRQYEMGAGQVQGGQGVQGGTVAGGTGNPQWVRDGVGIQEQVVPTTASIPPSTTAATAGDSWV from the exons ACGAGTACTTCAAGAAAAAGGTCCAGACATGCCTCAATATAC AGGACAAAATGACACCGATTATCATGGTAGCAATGGACAGACTGATACACACTCCTTGCACTCTTCACATTTATCTGTACAAGAAGATCCATTGGTCATGCGATCTCACAAACAGCAAACTTCTCAGCAG GTCACGACGGTTACTAAGGTTGTGCGCGAAGTTTCCCATATGGAACCAGACACTGGTGCTGTAAGCTACATGTCAGTGCCACTGTTGCCACAAGATTACCAGCATGCTGATCCACGATATCAAGCAGACCCTTATATGATCGGGTTTGATCACTACGACGGCTATTTGGGCTATCCCTCGCAGCCTGGATATCCTGGACCTCATGGACTTTACATGCCACGACCTCATTCGCCTCATAGTCCGCACAGCCCGTCCGAACATAGTCATGCTTCTCCAACTCATG AGTATTTACGAAAATCAGCTCCTTACTTAGAAGCAGGCTATAATGATGTGGACCCAGGCTTGACCTCAGGAATGCAAGATCATTATCGCATTACACCTAGTCCTGGGGGCCCTGGAGACCAATatg aTCAAATCAGTAACTCATGGAACATGGATGATTCTGGAGAACCTTCTCAACATCCACATG ACGAGGCCAAAGTTGCGTATGGTTATGTCTCGCCTTCGCCATATGGTCCAGTAGGATATGGGCCCGGAGTCGTAAGCATGGGATCCATAGGTGTGCCAGGAGAGGTACCTGTTGGTTATGAGGAGGGTCATCCTGCACCTTTGTCCAGTGGCGTGCCCCCTGGAATATTCGAGGATGACGTTCATATCCAACGATTGCAAGCACGTCATCCGGCTGTTCCAGGAATGGCAAGTCCATTGGACGATGATCAGAAATCAACGCGATGGAGGGATCCTAACTTGTCCGAAGTTATTGGCTTCCTGAGTAATCCAAACAATGTGATTAAGGCAAATGCTGCGGCTTATTTGCAACATTTATGTTATATGGACGATCCCAATAAACAGAAGACTCGTAGCCTTGGTGGAATACCGCCATTGGTTCAATTGTTGAATCACGATAGTCCTGACGTATATAGAAATGCGTGCGGAGCTCTTAGAAATCTTTCTTATGGAAGACAAAATGACGAAAATAAACGAGCCATCAAAAACGCTGGTGGCGTTCCTGCTCTTATTAATTTACTCAGAAGAACGTCTGATGCTGATGTTAAAGAACTTGTTACCGGAGTTTTATGGAACTTGTCTTCTTGTGAA GATTTAAAACGATCAATAATCGATGACGGAGTAACAATGGtagttaataatattattattccgcATAGCGGTTGGGATCCAAATTCTACAAGTGGAGAAACATGCTGGTCAACTGTCTTCAGAAACGCATCAGGCGTGCTTAGGAACGTGTCTAGCGCCGGTGAATATGCCAGAAAGAAACTGAGGGAGTGCGAGGGTCTGGTAGATGCCTTGCTATACGTCGTTAGATCTgctattgaaaaatcaaacataggaaataaaattgtagaaaattgcgTCTGCATTCTTAGGAATCTAAGCTACAGATGTCAAGAGGTTGAAGACCCAAACTATGACAAACATCCCATACAGTCCACTGTGCAAAACAGAGTCTCAGCACCTGCCAAAG GAGAAAATCTGGGATGCTTTGGTggtagtaaaaagaaaaaagatggcCAACCGATTCAAAAAGAAGCAATGACCTCCCGCACAACTAATCCGAGAAATGAACCAGTTAAGGGAATGGAACTACTTTGGCAACCTGAAGTAGTTCAGTCATATTTGAGTCTCTTACATACGTGTTCGAACCCTGAAACTCTTGAAGCAGCAGCGGGAGCTCTGCAAAATCTTGCAGCCTGCTATTGGCAACCAAGTATCGAGATGCGTGCAGCtgttagaaaagaaaagggtCTTCCGATTCTGGTAGAGCTCCTCCGAATGGAAGTTGATAGAGTAGTATGCGCGGTCGCGACCGCTCTAAGAAATCTGGCAATAGACCAGCGAAATAAAGAGCTTATAGGAAAATATGCGATGAGAGATCTCATTCAAAAATTACCATCTGGAAATAATCAACACGACCAAGGTACCAGCGACGATACGATAGCTGCTGTCTTGGCAACACTAAATGAagttataaagaaaaatgccGAGTTCTCAAGATCACTACTTGATGCTGGTGGCGTCGAACGGCTCATGAACATCACTAGACAGAGACAAAAATACACTCCTCGTGTTCTCAAGTTCTCAG GGCAAGTCTTGTTTACCATGTGGCAGCATCAAGAACTGAGAGATGTTTACAAGAAACATGGCTGGAAGGAACAAGACTTTGTAACAAAAACTGTGGCAGCTAGGAACTCTGGGCCGAACTCTCCCAACAATGCCAACAG CTTTGATTGCAGTACTCTGAATCGACCAATGGCAAGCCAAGGAAGTACACGATACGAAGATCGTACCATGCAAAGACCTACTCAAAATTCCAACAATGTAGGCCGGCCTACAATGTATCAACAG cAGAATGAAGAGTTGACCATGTCAGATATGCAGTATCCTAAGCAGAGTGTTGGACATGCGCCACCAGCTGGAGGAGTTTGTGTATTTCCCTCGATACCA CAGCCAAAACCCGGTGAGCCGCTCTATGCGCAAGTTAActtggagaagaaaaagaaacggcaGTATGAGATGGGGGCGGGTCAGGTTCAGGGTGGTCAAGGGGTTCAGGGTGGGACGGTTGCGGGGGGAACCGGAAATCCGCAGTGGGTGAGGGATGGTGTTGGTATTCAAGAACAAGTGGTACCTACAACGGCGAGCATTCCTCCTAGTACAACGGCGGCAACAGCCGGGGACTCTTGGGTATAA
- the LOC124409742 gene encoding catenin delta-2 isoform X4, which produces MSNNQLVDSCLLVNRRIEQRQEHNITRTEITQRRVLQEKGPDMPQYTGQNDTDYHGSNGQTDTHSLHSSHLSVQEDPLVMRSHKQQTSQQVTTVTKVVREVSHMEPDTGAVSYMSVPLLPQDYQHADPRYQADPYMIGFDHYDGYLGYPSQPGYPGPHGLYMPRPHSPHSPHSPSEHSHASPTHEYLRKSAPYLEAGYNDVDPGLTSGMQDHYRITPSPGGPGDQYDQISNSWNMDDSGEPSQHPHDEAKVAYGYVSPSPYGPVGYGPGVVSMGSIGVPGEVPVGYEEGHPAPLSSGVPPGIFEDDVHIQRLQARHPAVPGMASPLDDDQKSTRWRDPNLSEVIGFLSNPNNVIKANAAAYLQHLCYMDDPNKQKTRSLGGIPPLVQLLNHDSPDVYRNACGALRNLSYGRQNDENKRAIKNAGGVPALINLLRRTSDADVKELVTGVLWNLSSCEDLKRSIIDDGVTMVVNNIIIPHSGWDPNSTSGETCWSTVFRNASGVLRNVSSAGEYARKKLRECEGLVDALLYVVRSAIEKSNIGNKIVENCVCILRNLSYRCQEVEDPNYDKHPIQSTVQNRVSAPAKGENLGCFGGSKKKKDGQPIQKEAMTSRTTNPRNEPVKGMELLWQPEVVQSYLSLLHTCSNPETLEAAAGALQNLAACYWQPSIEMRAAVRKEKGLPILVELLRMEVDRVVCAVATALRNLAIDQRNKELIGKYAMRDLIQKLPSGNNQHDQGTSDDTIAAVLATLNEVIKKNAEFSRSLLDAGGVERLMNITRQRQKYTPRVLKFSGQVLFTMWQHQELRDVYKKHGWKEQDFVTKTVAARNSGPNSPNNANSFDCSTLNRPMASQGSTRYEDRTMQRPTQNSNNVGRPTMYQQNEELTMSDMQYPKQSVGHAPPAGGVCVFPSIPPKPGEPLYAQVNLEKKKKRQYEMGAGQVQGGQGVQGGTVAGGTGNPQWVRDGVGIQEQVVPTTASIPPSTTAATAGDSWV; this is translated from the exons ACGAGTACTTCAAGAAAAAGGTCCAGACATGCCTCAATATAC AGGACAAAATGACACCGATTATCATGGTAGCAATGGACAGACTGATACACACTCCTTGCACTCTTCACATTTATCTGTACAAGAAGATCCATTGGTCATGCGATCTCACAAACAGCAAACTTCTCAGCAG GTCACGACGGTTACTAAGGTTGTGCGCGAAGTTTCCCATATGGAACCAGACACTGGTGCTGTAAGCTACATGTCAGTGCCACTGTTGCCACAAGATTACCAGCATGCTGATCCACGATATCAAGCAGACCCTTATATGATCGGGTTTGATCACTACGACGGCTATTTGGGCTATCCCTCGCAGCCTGGATATCCTGGACCTCATGGACTTTACATGCCACGACCTCATTCGCCTCATAGTCCGCACAGCCCGTCCGAACATAGTCATGCTTCTCCAACTCATG AGTATTTACGAAAATCAGCTCCTTACTTAGAAGCAGGCTATAATGATGTGGACCCAGGCTTGACCTCAGGAATGCAAGATCATTATCGCATTACACCTAGTCCTGGGGGCCCTGGAGACCAATatg aTCAAATCAGTAACTCATGGAACATGGATGATTCTGGAGAACCTTCTCAACATCCACATG ACGAGGCCAAAGTTGCGTATGGTTATGTCTCGCCTTCGCCATATGGTCCAGTAGGATATGGGCCCGGAGTCGTAAGCATGGGATCCATAGGTGTGCCAGGAGAGGTACCTGTTGGTTATGAGGAGGGTCATCCTGCACCTTTGTCCAGTGGCGTGCCCCCTGGAATATTCGAGGATGACGTTCATATCCAACGATTGCAAGCACGTCATCCGGCTGTTCCAGGAATGGCAAGTCCATTGGACGATGATCAGAAATCAACGCGATGGAGGGATCCTAACTTGTCCGAAGTTATTGGCTTCCTGAGTAATCCAAACAATGTGATTAAGGCAAATGCTGCGGCTTATTTGCAACATTTATGTTATATGGACGATCCCAATAAACAGAAGACTCGTAGCCTTGGTGGAATACCGCCATTGGTTCAATTGTTGAATCACGATAGTCCTGACGTATATAGAAATGCGTGCGGAGCTCTTAGAAATCTTTCTTATGGAAGACAAAATGACGAAAATAAACGAGCCATCAAAAACGCTGGTGGCGTTCCTGCTCTTATTAATTTACTCAGAAGAACGTCTGATGCTGATGTTAAAGAACTTGTTACCGGAGTTTTATGGAACTTGTCTTCTTGTGAA GATTTAAAACGATCAATAATCGATGACGGAGTAACAATGGtagttaataatattattattccgcATAGCGGTTGGGATCCAAATTCTACAAGTGGAGAAACATGCTGGTCAACTGTCTTCAGAAACGCATCAGGCGTGCTTAGGAACGTGTCTAGCGCCGGTGAATATGCCAGAAAGAAACTGAGGGAGTGCGAGGGTCTGGTAGATGCCTTGCTATACGTCGTTAGATCTgctattgaaaaatcaaacataggaaataaaattgtagaaaattgcgTCTGCATTCTTAGGAATCTAAGCTACAGATGTCAAGAGGTTGAAGACCCAAACTATGACAAACATCCCATACAGTCCACTGTGCAAAACAGAGTCTCAGCACCTGCCAAAG GAGAAAATCTGGGATGCTTTGGTggtagtaaaaagaaaaaagatggcCAACCGATTCAAAAAGAAGCAATGACCTCCCGCACAACTAATCCGAGAAATGAACCAGTTAAGGGAATGGAACTACTTTGGCAACCTGAAGTAGTTCAGTCATATTTGAGTCTCTTACATACGTGTTCGAACCCTGAAACTCTTGAAGCAGCAGCGGGAGCTCTGCAAAATCTTGCAGCCTGCTATTGGCAACCAAGTATCGAGATGCGTGCAGCtgttagaaaagaaaagggtCTTCCGATTCTGGTAGAGCTCCTCCGAATGGAAGTTGATAGAGTAGTATGCGCGGTCGCGACCGCTCTAAGAAATCTGGCAATAGACCAGCGAAATAAAGAGCTTATAGGAAAATATGCGATGAGAGATCTCATTCAAAAATTACCATCTGGAAATAATCAACACGACCAAGGTACCAGCGACGATACGATAGCTGCTGTCTTGGCAACACTAAATGAagttataaagaaaaatgccGAGTTCTCAAGATCACTACTTGATGCTGGTGGCGTCGAACGGCTCATGAACATCACTAGACAGAGACAAAAATACACTCCTCGTGTTCTCAAGTTCTCAG GGCAAGTCTTGTTTACCATGTGGCAGCATCAAGAACTGAGAGATGTTTACAAGAAACATGGCTGGAAGGAACAAGACTTTGTAACAAAAACTGTGGCAGCTAGGAACTCTGGGCCGAACTCTCCCAACAATGCCAACAG CTTTGATTGCAGTACTCTGAATCGACCAATGGCAAGCCAAGGAAGTACACGATACGAAGATCGTACCATGCAAAGACCTACTCAAAATTCCAACAATGTAGGCCGGCCTACAATGTATCAACAG AATGAAGAGTTGACCATGTCAGATATGCAGTATCCTAAGCAGAGTGTTGGACATGCGCCACCAGCTGGAGGAGTTTGTGTATTTCCCTCGATACCA CCAAAACCCGGTGAGCCGCTCTATGCGCAAGTTAActtggagaagaaaaagaaacggcaGTATGAGATGGGGGCGGGTCAGGTTCAGGGTGGTCAAGGGGTTCAGGGTGGGACGGTTGCGGGGGGAACCGGAAATCCGCAGTGGGTGAGGGATGGTGTTGGTATTCAAGAACAAGTGGTACCTACAACGGCGAGCATTCCTCCTAGTACAACGGCGGCAACAGCCGGGGACTCTTGGGTATAA